The region gcagtgatactagacagAACAGTGATGCTagacagagcagtgatactagtcagagcagtgatactagtcagagcagtgatactagacagaacagtgatactagccagagcagtgatactagacagaacagtgatactagacagagcagtgatactagtcagagcagtgatactagacagaacagtgatactagtcagagcagtgatactagacctaacagtgatactagctagagcagtgatactagccagagcagtgatactagacagagcagtgataccagacagagcagtgatactagacagaacagtgatactagccagagcagtgatactagacagaacagtgatactagacagagcagtgatactagacagaacagtgatactagtcagagcagtgatactagtcagagcagtgatactagacagagcagtgatactagacagagcagtgatactagacagaacagtgatactagacagagcagtgatactagccagaacagtgatactagacagagcagtgatactagacagagcagtgatactagtcagagcagtgatactagacagagcagtgatactagacagaacagtgatactagccagagcagtgatactagacagaacagtgatactagacagagcagtgatactagccagagcagtgatactagtcagagcagtgatactagccagagcagtgatactagccggaacagtgatactagacagaacagtgatactagccagagcagtgatactagccagagcagtgatactagccagaacagtgatactagccagaacagtgatactagacagaacagtgatactagacagaacagtgatactagacagagcagtgatactagccagagcagtgatactagccagagcagtgatactagccagaacagtgatactagccagagcagtgatactagacagaacagtgatactagacagaacagtgatactagccagagcagtgatactagccagaacagtgatactagccagagcagtgatactagacagaacagtgatactagacagaacagtgatactagacagaacagtgatactagtcagaacagtgatactagacagaacagtgatactagacagaacagtgatactagtcagaacagtgatactagacagagcagtgatactagccagaacagtgatactagacagagcagtgatactagccagagcagtgatactagacagaacagtgatactagccagaacagtgatactagtcagaacagtgatactagacagagcagtgatactagacagagcagtgatactagacagagcagtgatactagacagAGCAGCGTGTGCGTTTCTTCTTTTCACTCATCTTATTCAACTGTTACGAAACACCTACAACACAGACAGCTCAGAGATGCGATTGCCTTTTTGAATTTTGAATAGACTACACTATCGACTACACTATCGACTACACTATCGACTACACTATCGACTACACTATCGACCACACTATCGACTACACTATCGACTACACTATCGACTACACTATCGACTACACTATCGACTACACTATCGACCACACTATCGACTACACTATCGACTACACTATCGACTACACTATCGACCACACTATCGACTACACTATCGACTACACTATCGACTACACTATCGACTACACTATCGACTACACTATCGACCACACTATCGACTACACTATCGACCACACTATCGACTACACTATCGACTACACTATCGACCACACTATCGACTACACTATCGACTACACTATCGACTACACTATCGACTACACTATCGACTACACTATCGACCACACTATCGACTACATTATCGACTACACTATCGACTACACTATCGACCACACTATCGACTACACTATCGACTACACTATCGACTACACTATCGACTACACTATCGACCACACTATCGACTACACTATCGACTACACTATCGACTACACTATCGACCACACTATCGACCACACTATCGACTACACTATCGACCACACTATCGACTACACTATCGACTACACTATCGACTACACTATCGACCACACTATCGACTACACTATCGGCTACACTATCGACTACACTATCGACTACACTATCGGCTACACTATCAACCACACTATCGACTACACTATCGACTACACTATCGACTACACTATCGACCACACTATCGACTACACTATCGACTACACTATCGACTACACTATCGACTACACTATCGACCACACTATCGACTACACTATCGACTACACTATCGACTACACTATTGACTACACTATCGACTACACTATCGACCACACTATCGACTACACTATCGACCACACTATCGACTACACTATCGACCACACTATCGACTACACTATCGACTACACTATCGACTACACTATCGACCACACTATCGACTACACTATCGACTACACTATCGACCACACTATCGACTACACTA is a window of Oncorhynchus mykiss isolate Arlee chromosome 11, USDA_OmykA_1.1, whole genome shotgun sequence DNA encoding:
- the LOC118937462 gene encoding dynein heavy chain-like is translated as MGCGYSRDYTIDYTIDYTIDYTIDYTIDHTIDYTIDYTIDYTIDYTIDYTIDHTIDYTIDYTIDYTIDHTIDYTIDYTIDYTIDYTIDYTIDHTIDYTIDHTIDYTIDYTIDHTIDYTIDYTIDYTIDYTIDYTIDHTIDYIIDYTIDYTIDHTIDYTIDYTIDYTIDYTIDHTIDYTIDYTIDYTIDHTIDHTIDYTIDHTIDYTIDYTIDYTIDHTIDYTIGYTIDYTIDYTIGYTINHTIDYTIDYTIDYTIDHTIDYTIDYTIDYTIDYTIDHTIDYTIDYTIDYTIDYTIDYTIDHTIDYTIDHTIDYTIDHTIDYTIDYTIDYTIDHTIDYTIDYTIDHTIDYTIDYTIDYTIDYTIDYTIDYTIDHTIDYTIDYTIDHTIDYTIDYTIDYTIDYTIDYTIELNTLDWWGS